GCTGTATGGAACTAGCTCTCGCTGCTTCCAGTTGGGCACGGACTGGAACAGAACAAGCGACTTTGACACTAGAGAGTACACTCCTGATGCAGGATGTTATTTGGTATaacaatacatgcagtagtAACACGTTGATACTTTGAGGCAATAAATAATAAGAAAATTTGCTTGATATGTTCAAGGTCTATTTACCTGAGATTCCACATAAATTATTGTAGAGTATAAAAGTGCTCTCATTATATTGCAGTATAACTGTACGTCAACTGGAGTTGAGATCATTCTGGAGGGTGTGTCCATTCCGTGCTCTTGTGAAGGAGAAGAGGTGGGGATCAACTATAGTGTATATCGCCTAAATATTTGATGCTAAtaccccatgcatgtatggcaTCTTTTATCACATGCATCTATGATCTTGAATAAACTAAACTGAGCCAATGGAGGGGAGAGGTGTGCATAACCAGCCAAAACAGATAATTTGGGCCCAATAAGTAAGTTCTTAAAGAGGGCATGGCCTCGCTACTGGAAGGGCAAAGCCTTGGCTAATCAATAAGGGGTTTATAACCTCACCTATAAAAGGCCGGTGATGGACAGAGGTGTGACATATTGATATGGAACAAGGGAAGGAAGCGGAAAAAATCACAAGTAATTAGCAGCATAGAATGATATGATCTAACTTTGCAGAGATAGGGTCACATGGAGTTGAATCTatatactgcgcatgctcgAAATATCTGAATGCCATAAAGCGACCCTGTgccaaataataattataccttatCTGTGATAAGTGAACAGAACTGCCCATAATAACCTTCCCCCTTTGCTCCCGTTAACCACGTTTTGTGGCCAACCACAAAACATGCACCCATATAGGTTGTTGTGGATGCCAATATCGGCAGTATTCGTTACCAAGGCTCGTACATCTGTCCATCTTGTGCCAGTGTGTGCTACGTAAGTGAgaccaataatattattgaattTGGTATATATAACATAATCTAACTATACAGGACGACTTGGCAAGTTGTCCATCAAcaggtacgtacatatatGCATTGAACAAGgtggcgtgttcagtattttGTACCTCTTATTTGCACAGAACCAGCTCCGTGTCCAGGACAAGTAACTAATTTCACTGCAGgaggtacacaaataattataaccaaacTTTCGTAATTCATGTTATCCCGTTAGTACCACATCCATGCCGCCATTCTAATCCTTGTGCTGTCAACGAGGTGTGCTTTGGATTTGGGGAAGATGGTTTCACTTGTGAAATTCTtggtgcgtgcatgtgtgtatgtattgtCACAGTAAACTAtactgctatataattatgtcattattaCACAATATAATTAGGTGTTGGTGGTTTCTGGTCAATCCTAGTAACTCAACTTATAATTACGTTTCCCATGCCGTATAATACTACTCTCCCTTTCCTCTCTCCAGGAACATGCTTGGCAGCTGGCCATAATGAATGTTGCGACAGTACTAGTGGAAACTGTACAGGCAGTCCTCCGAACTGTTTCTGTGACCCCCAGTGCCGTATCCGTGGTGATTGCTGTAGTGATATCAGAGATACCTGCCCTAGTTCATGCAGGGCTGCTGGCTTCGATACCTGCCctagtacatgcatggccGCTGGCCGTAACAACTGTTGTGATAGTCTAGTATGTCGTGGGAAGTTTAGTGGACTTGATCCTTGTTACTGTCATCCCTCATGTAGAAGGTTTGGAGATTGCTGCGACGACATGGACATAATTTGTCCAGGTAGAATATTCTGCAGATAGATACAATCAGTCATGTAGATCTATCAATTTCGATAAACTGAGCAATTCTGtaaaattcataattatgcaagcaATGTGCTTTATGTACTTTTACAGCACAGTGCGGTGCATTTTTACGTGTTGATAACGGACAAGTGGTTGTATCTGGAACAGACGTTGGGagtacagctacttacaactGCAATGATGGCTACATTCTCAATGGAAATAACTCAATTAGGACTTGTGAAAGTATTGGAAGGTGGAGTTCCCCACGACCATATTGTAAAGGTATAGCTATAAGACATTGAATCTCATAATTCCATTAATTACTCTCTCTTCATATATTTTAGAACAATTGCTGGAGCTATCTTGCAATCTCTCTAGTGATGGTCTATCTGTTGAATGCTCATCTTTGCTCGATGGTTTTGTTTCTCTTATCTACAACTGTTCCCTTAACAACCGATCATCAACTGTTTGTAAGTATGAACCTACAATTATATATTAGCAGGTGCATGGCTAAGGGATAAGTAGATTATCTATTTTTTCAAGAATCGTCATGGAAAAATATTTCACagaatgtatatatacatatggCAAAGGTGCGGACCTTCAAGTCTTGTGTTGTTACCTTTGCTTTACTGTTGAAGTACCTTACATTTTTACAGGTGGACCTGGACCAATATTCTCACTGCCAATGGATGGTTTGGGGCCTGGATCTTATACGTACAACATCACTGCTTTCAGTCCAGATGGACAGAGGTCAACCAGTGTGATTGCTTTTGCAGTGCCAGGTATAACTAGATTGTGTGCATGCTTGCTTAGTAACTTGAATCTGCAGTTGAGCTATAGAAAAAGCACTTTTCATGCAGGGAGTGGCTCCAGGGTCAGTTTGTACGAACCACCCTTCCATGCAGTTAGTTCATATACCAAATATTTAAACGTACTGAGTGGAGCTATACAGTTACTGTCACAATAACGCAAATTAATTTTAAGTTTTCTTTGCATGaaaagagggtggggctggctactgctgagtcagctagtCTCTAGATCAGCTACATTTTCATCATGCGTGAGGTGATCTTGACAGTGCATGTTGAATGATGTCAGTGACACTTTTAAGAATCCCCTTTCCcaattcctggatccgcccctgcctTTTACCACTTTTAGAATACTAACTCaaacggtataattataagttcaTGTTTTTGGGTCTTACATCTAGGCAACTGCATGAAGtgactattgtagtacatgcttaGGATATGGCTGAATTATCGTTATGCAGTTAACTGTGACATGGAGGCTGATGCTGGTTTGTGCTTTGCTCTCATCTCTCGCTACTTCTTCAATACAAAGACTGGAAAGTGTGAGATGTTCACTTACGGAGGCTGTGGTGGAAACAATAACAACTATAAGACTCTGCAGGAATGCACCCAACAATGCAACCCTAACAGTGGGTTGATCAATTCTTTTTTCATCTCTTTATTGAGGAGTGTAAACGTACTTTACTTGgtttaatcatagataaagGAGAGAGGAATTAGAAACGGAAGTACTCTCGAATGAACATCTGCTCTTCCCCGCGGTTCAATAGAGGCTGTCTTTAGCAAGCCATCTGTAAGGGGCGTGGCTTGCGAGGTAGCCAAGCTGAtgcctatttctacacactGTGGATAATAAACCACTAGCAAATGTGCTTATTCTGTGCGACTCAAATCTATTTAAAGATCTATTCTTCTTTTAGAAGTTATAACCAAGACGCTTACATGTTATAGCAATCAAAGACCCTAAAATAGCACTTTGAAGCTTATAACTTTACTTAAATGTTTccttttactgggtgtggtcagtcattagctaGTTCCACACGTGGCTCACAGAATAgacgtgttataaattgctgaaagaataatgtctcgaggaaacacagctttcttattttgagcgagttacccggcaaaaatagGACGAAaagcggatagttttcgaggcctCTGTGTAGAACCAATGTCAAATggtcacgtgcaccacttccgtttccaatccctctctcctttATATCTATGATTTAATTATGTATGGAGCTATCACATATATTCTCACTTTCAGACTGTCCACCATATTGCACTGTGGAGTATTGCTCAGCCCGACCTACCAGAACAGCACTTTGTACCCTGTGAGTTCATACATGCACTCAATAGTACAATACATCCGCTTAACTTTTAAACTGTTGTCTAATCCATCAGGAGAGAACCTGAGGGTATCATATGTGATGCAAAGTGCCGTGTGACCTACTGTCATACCTGTTACTATGACGATGAGTATCGCCCCCTGATAAGTAGCTGCAAAACATGCTCTGGTATTGAGAATGAGTTCGACAAGGCCAAGTGTTTCAGAAGGTGGGCGGTATGTACGAGACGAGCTGATGGAGAGGCCTATCTCAAGGTAAAACTAAAATGTTAATTGGCATTATGGCGGTTTAGAAATGAGTCGAATAAATATAATCCACAATTACGATAGTAGCTTCCTATATATACGCATGCATACATGCCTCTATAGATGGAGCCATGCATCTATATagttattatatataccagtACATATAATGAGAAGAGAATTAAagtgggcatgcatgcatggagacgAGGCTGGTagcccataataattatgctgcccATAGTGCATGTAGTGTTAGTTGTATTCTCTTTGTGCACTTTAGGTACGTGCTCGGGAGAGGACTAGTGAGAAGTTCAAGTGTTATGAGCAACCCTGTGCCTGACTGAGCAGTCAACAATGAATTGTCGTATAACTTATTGTCAATATGCACACTactgatctagatctagcataATATTAGAACAGTCTATTTACTAGTTATAAAACTTGTTGTACAATTAGAATGAGTTATCATTGTTGTCATTGCGCTTGCGCATTAGTAACCACCCACCAGGGAGCCAGAGGAAAATTTATCAGAAGCTAGCTCCAGCCAAAAAATACAGGCCCCTCGACAAAAGTCTATAGCCGCTGAAATTAAAGGTAATCATTCACGGTATGGTTGAAGTTGCCATAAGGTGTAATATTTGTCGTTGTTAATGTAGAAGCTACAGTACTTGTGACAATGCTCTGTTCGCAGCTAATGCTACATAATAGTATTATGAGACAGGGTGTTAAGAGACGCCAttgcatataccgtatagcgggtaattttcgggggacaaaatattcgtggttcagcaatattgagacatttcgtgggtaatattttcgtggttggagcttgcactgtaggccttgcccaattatgctcaaaattttgCCTATTAGTCTAGTCTCCAAGTCTCATGCATTATACCTATTAGTCTTTAATTCTTACCCATTAGTCTCAAAATCATCAATCagaattatactgcaacattGCAGACGCTTCTATATAATCTTCTAAAGAACTATTATTGGTGAAAGAAATCTTAGAAAAGAGTTAGTAGCACTACTAGCACCTTccatacgtatacatgtataagcttACTCAGTATAGCCAGCCCACTACTACTAGCCAGTCTAGCCACCACGTGGACCATGTGTTCAGAAGTACGTGTACAGGTAAACTATTAGCATTATTCATGCTTAGTGCTTCTATAAATACTTTCGACAAACATTTGGTAAAAATTGCCTAATAGGCTAATATTTTTTGCCTATTAGGCTGGCATAATGCTTAATGCTCCACTGCACCCattagtctcaaaattatgctagcataattgggcaaggcctattgcactgcaggtaaaggtaggcaaggttgcttcattcgtgggtaaaatattcgtggtcataaaaacgaatattttgccccacgaaacttacacgctatacggtagtcataCAGGCTAATTGGGTTGTACTAGGTTCCTgtccatgaatatcattacagTAGCTATACCATCGATATACCATAATGTTATAACAGCCATGCATACCGTGGGATGTGGTTATGCAGATAGCTtgattacagtggaacctccatggcataattatggcagacACTATTGGGGAACAGGCTTTTGgtcgttatagagaggtggtttTTGTTAGAGGTTCGATCGCCCACCACACGTATGATTCAATTCCTGCTACAAATAAATATAAGAGCTTTACTTAGCTCTAAAAAggctgtatatagctataaccAGGATCTACAATAGTTATTCATCTCTCAATTAATCCCCACCTAGCTGTAAATTCTGGATGGCTAATATTTGCCCAATTATTACCTGAGGTGCGTGGGTGGCCACGGATATAGTATAGtacgttggtttgtttgtctgtttgtttgcaatatgtgagtctactcaccttaTTGTCTTTTGGTTGCTACACACCTGTAGATCATCATGTCTACAGCCGAGGGTTGccagtgctctagttaaggCTAATATCTAGCCTATCTATAttgtagctgcatgtacattaagTGTTACAGCTGAACCTTACAATTAAGAGACCATCTCTTTGTTGCAATTGTCCGAACGTAAGTGCGGCAGTACTGATTTTTCTCACCTAACAAATAACTCTTCAACATCTGATATGACTCTAAGCTAGCATGGAAAACATTTTTTATGGACGTGTTAGATTACCTTTTTAGACTCATAAAAGCATTTGCCTATTCCCTCCAGTAGAGGTGAGCACTCTCTGTTGTTATATAGAGCTAGAGCACTGAGCACAGTAAACCATGCAAGCCAACCCATGGTTAGTCTGTAAATGTTGGTGGGTAGATGGAATGCACAGATAATTAACTTTACGTTATGTCATGCAGAACTGGTATTATAGGTTGAGGGATGAActaatattattgtagctaagTAGATCGATGGGATATAAGATTATGAATAGAGTATTGTATACATGTTCATGTAATAGTCTATATGCATGGCAACCAAATCAAAAATGTTGACTTATAGACTAcgtagctatagatctacacatgcACTAAAGAATAAATAGAATGTTGacttatatagatctacacactAAAGCCTTTACAAAATCACCTCATGATTGTCTAGTGGCAGACAGTGGGGTAACCAAGTTCTTCTCAGAGACCAGGCTTTGCCAGTGGCCAAGAGTGTCTTCCTGCCATGCAGGTCTACACAAAGCTAACAGCTACACCCTCATAATATAGCTCGCCAAAGCATTGGTAATTAAGCAAGCTAGTTATGTACATACAGGATCGGTAGAAGGGGGTGCACCGAAAATAAAACAATATTAGTAATGAGAATGGTCTTCATAATGTTGCGTTATAACTTTGTCGTAGTTTAACATTTCACATACCACGTGATTACCTATATTGATAATCTTCAGCTAAATGTCAGCATTTCCATGTAGAATTCAACAGCATATAATACCAGttcaccacacacaacacattcatACACAGCAAAAAAACACTTAcgatgcatcatcgtatttagtgttaaaatgacagaaatttatgtcagTTTTACATGAAATTTCAAAAGATACGTTTCATTTAACATGTTTATGTTACCGTAACGAATGTGTTTTTACTGTTAGTATTCATTAATCATGTATGACATACGTACGACATCACAAGGTATGGTTGCACTTTGTCGGAATATCTTTACCCACAAGCTGCAAATGGTTGTAGTTAAGATGAAGTCAGAATTGACCACAGAACCTCTCAACACAGTAGTCTTATAAATGTTCTTTACTAGCTGTATACTTATATAGCATTCTAGAAGAGATActtcattataattaaattCAGTGGGTGCGAAATGGTTTGTAGTAAAAACTAGTCAATGGAATGTAGACAGAAGAATGAGTGTATTTCAGATATTCCAAACCCATAGTCCTGGTGTCTCGTAATACCCCTCTTTATCGAATTACTTCAGACAATAAAAGCtagcatatataattatagcagtaaaCAAAGCACTGTCGCTAGAAATTGTTCGACATGGTTTTTTTAGTGAACAAATTTGCTCCAGAACAGATCACTGTAATTAAGAGACAGGGGATCAATTGATGTCTCATTATACCCGGCCCTTTGTATCCTAGGTTTATTGTACTTGTTAGGTATTCAGTTAGCATTCACAGAACAGTAAACACAATACTTGATTGAActatatagcataattatataggagattacagtggaaccttcataaaacggacaccattggggaacagccttttggccgttatagagatGTACCTTGGGAGGttcgattgccagctatgtatgTTGtatgagtcatttcttgctgcaaatgaatcgtggagctttgctaactgcttctttagctcatacaagctttgaaaaggctgtagaagagacaagctacagctaggttttcacgattgtgcaaaatatgctatctcagcaataatttttgACTGATTTTCTACATAGGGCAGGaagtgtgcatgcgcattggCAACCACCCACCTTTTATATAATACAGGAAATTCTGGGGAGCCAGAAATGCAGAAACTCCCCATGCAGTCAAGAAATAAACAGGCCTACAATAAAAGTCTAGATCTAGCAGAAAAGCATTGAAGGTAAGGCTCATAAAGTGGAATGAAgctaattattgtacataaaTGTGTGATGGCTAGAAGTATAATAGCTCTTATATACTGTAGACTcacaagccgtcactgttgcatggcgaacagtagactggttaaactccgtgtagagactcgtgcaACGTTTGCcatgatatttgtggcaactgaAGTGGATAGACCATatgcggttaccacaagatcGTTGATAGTGACGTAGCACTAGAAAACCCTAGGtatatcacatgcagtatatatactgacgtcacgaaaaccgcagTCACAAGTCTCTACacagagtttgaccagtctactgttcgccatGCAACTGCTTTGTTTGCAGCCAATTCTAAGTGAATTGGGTACTATATATGCATTATAAGGGGTATTGCAATTCAAGTAAAGTTTTCTGTGTTTTGTAAAAGAAAGACTGTTCAGACGTAGCCAAATCGATTTCACCACCATGCAGATCTCAGTTGTTTCCTATAGTATGAATGTCTAGAAAAGTGTCAATTGGAAAAAGTACTAGAGATATATAGTGCTAT
This region of Halichondria panicea chromosome 12, odHalPani1.1, whole genome shotgun sequence genomic DNA includes:
- the LOC135345221 gene encoding leishmanolysin-like peptidase isoform X6, which produces MGTCFHEPGKITAKVHQRGSSVGARDKRQRTYEPIRILFYYDTTIDTMLNPTQRSRLQDVAIPAMEKILESSFSVIRATSPILLERECDEQSFYKPVEDPRQCIGQCAETPVCGDHPSIRIPENHLKRCVECNNGSVSNCTTRPGSVDGPGVPDTDLIIYVSAFDCSSFGSSVVAFASACQMESELDRPIAGRINFCPGNYEEFNDNSLIRIGLHEVIHAMVFSSELYPWFRDENGNPRTERDEFGFPPDEAGNTTLQIETYTDWSTRNGLVEHNVTLLITPNAVEQARIHYNCPDIRGVELENQGGSLSALSHWEQRVLGNELMTALVLFGSPFSRITFGLMEDSGWYVPNYEMAEPLAWGLNTGCTIPHGSCREYIDQQQASGRSISPYCDQLPSERTRGCTVDHQHLSYCTLSRNARPSPEYQYFEDEVLGSYITSGDYCPFNDESRSCSDVFRNSINNGGQLYGTSSRCFQLGTDWNRTSDFDTREYTPDAGCYLYNCTSTGVEIILEGVSIPCSCEGEEVVVDANIGSIRYQGSYICPSCASVCYDDLASCPSTEPAPCPGQVTNFTAGVPHPCRHSNPCAVNEVCFGFGEDGFTCEILGTCLAAGHNECCDSTSGNCTGSPPNCFCDPQCRIRGDCCSDIRDTCPSSCRAAGFDTCPSTCMAAGRNNCCDSLVCRGKFSGLDPCYCHPSCRRFGDCCDDMDIICPAQCGAFLRVDNGQVVVSGTDVGSTATYNCNDGYILNGNNSIRTCESIGRWSSPRPYCKEQLLELSCNLSSDGLSVECSSLLDGFVSLIYNCSLNNRSSTVCGPGPIFSLPMDGLGPGSYTYNITAFSPDGQRSTSVIAFAVPVNCDMEADAGLCFALISRYFFNTKTGKCEMFTYGGCGGNNNNYKTLQECTQQCNPNNCPPYCTVEYCSARPTRTALCTLREPEGIICDAKCRVTYCHTCYYDDEYRPLISSCKTCSGIENEFDKAKCFRRWAVCTRRADGEAYLKVRARERTSEKFKCYEQPCA
- the LOC135345221 gene encoding leishmanolysin-like peptidase isoform X4, which codes for MGWLAWFAVLSALYITTEGTRLLDPEEMGTCFHEPGKITAKVHQRGSSVGARDKRQRTYEPIRILFYYDTTIDTMLNPTQRSRLQDVAIPAMEKILESSFSVIRATSPILLERECDEQSFYKPVEDPRQCIGQCAETPVCGDHPSIRIPENHLKRCVECNNGSVSNCTTRPGSVDGPGVPDTDLIIYVSAFDCSSFGSSVVAFASACQMESELDRPIAGRINFCPGNYEEFNDNSLIRIGLHEVIHAMVFSSELYPWFRDENGNPRTERDEFGFPPDEAGNTTLQIETYTDWSTRNGLVEHNVTLLITPNAVEQARIHYNCPDIRGVELENQGGSLSALSHWEQRVLGNELMTALVLFGSPFSRITFGLMEDSGWYVPNYEMAEPLAWGLNTGCTIPHGSCREYIDQQQASGRSISPYCDQLPSERTRGCTVDHQHLSYCTLSRNARPSPEYQYFEDEVLGSYITSGDYCPFNDESRSCSDVFRNSINNGGQLYGTSSRCFQLGTDWNRTSDFDTREYTPDAGCYLYNCTSTGVEIILEGVSIPCSCEGEEVVVDANIGSIRYQGSYICPSCASVCYDDLASCPSTEPAPCPGQVTNFTAGVPHPCRHSNPCAVNEVCFGFGEDGFTCEILGTCLAAGHNECCDSTSGNCTGSPPNCFCDPQCRIRGDCCSDIRDTCPSSCRAAGFDTCPSTCMAAGRNNCCDSLVCRGKFSGLDPCYCHPSCRRFGDCCDDMDIICPAQCGAFLRVDNGQVVVSGTDVGSTATYNCNDGYILNGNNSIRTCESIGRWSSPRPYCKEQLLELSCNLSSDGLSVECSSLLDGFVSLIYNCSLNNRSSTVCGPGPIFSLPMDGLGPGSYTYNITAFSPDGQRSTSVIAFAVPVNCDMEADAGLCFALISRYFFNTKTGKCEMFTYGGCGGNNNNYKTLQECTQQCNPNNCPPYCTVEYCSARPTRTALCTLREPEGIICDAKCRVTYCHTCYYDDEYRPLISSCKTCSGIENEFDKAKCFRRYVLGRGLVRSSSVMSNPVPD
- the LOC135345221 gene encoding leishmanolysin-like peptidase isoform X1 — translated: MGWLAWFAVLSALYITTEGTRLLDPEEMGTCFHEPGKITAKVHQRGSSVGARDKRQRTYEPIRILFYYDTTIDTMLNPTQRSRLQDVAIPAMEKILESSFSVIRATSPILLERECDEQSFYKPVEDPRQCIGQCAETPVCGDHPSIRIPENHLKRCVECNNGSVSNCTTRPGSVDGPGVPDTDLIIYVSAFDCSSFGSSVVAFASACQMESELDRPIAGRINFCPGNYEEFNDNSLIRIGLHEVIHAMVFSSELYPWFRDENGNPRTERDEFGFPPDEAGNTTLQIETYTDWSTRNGLVEHNVTLLITPNAVEQARIHYNCPDIRGVELENQGGSLSALSHWEQRVLGNELMTALVLFGSPFSRITFGLMEDSGWYVPNYEMAEPLAWGLNTGCTIPHGSCREYIDQQQASGRSISPYCDQLPSERTRGCTVDHQHLSYCTLSRNARPSPEYQYFEDEVLGSYITSGDYCPFNDESRSCSDVFRNSINNGGQLYGTSSRCFQLGTDWNRTSDFDTREYTPDAGCYLYNCTSTGVEIILEGVSIPCSCEGEEVVVDANIGSIRYQGSYICPSCASVCYDDLASCPSTEPAPCPGQVTNFTAGVPHPCRHSNPCAVNEVCFGFGEDGFTCEILGTCLAAGHNECCDSTSGNCTGSPPNCFCDPQCRIRGDCCSDIRDTCPSSCRAAGFDTCPSTCMAAGRNNCCDSLVCRGKFSGLDPCYCHPSCRRFGDCCDDMDIICPAQCGAFLRVDNGQVVVSGTDVGSTATYNCNDGYILNGNNSIRTCESIGRWSSPRPYCKEQLLELSCNLSSDGLSVECSSLLDGFVSLIYNCSLNNRSSTVCGPGPIFSLPMDGLGPGSYTYNITAFSPDGQRSTSVIAFAVPVNCDMEADAGLCFALISRYFFNTKTGKCEMFTYGGCGGNNNNYKTLQECTQQCNPNNCPPYCTVEYCSARPTRTALCTLREPEGIICDAKCRVTYCHTCYYDDEYRPLISSCKTCSGIENEFDKAKCFRRWAVCTRRADGEAYLKVRARERTSEKFKCYEQPCA
- the LOC135345221 gene encoding leishmanolysin-like peptidase isoform X3; this translates as MGWLAWFAVLSALYITTEGTRLLDPEEMGTCFHEPGKITAKVHQRGSSVGARDKRQRTYEPIRILFYYDTTIDTMLNPTQRSRLQDVAIPAMEKILESSFSVIRATSPILLERECDEQSFYKPVEDPRQCIGQCAETPVCGDHPSIRIPENHLKRCVECNNGSVSNCTTRPGSVDGPGVPDTDLIIYVSAFDCSSFGSSVVAFASACQMESELDRPIAGRINFCPGNYEEFNDNSLIRIGLHEVIHAMVFSSELYPWFRDENGNPRTERDEFGFPPDEAGNTTLQIETYTDWSTRNGLVEHNVTLLITPNAVEQARIHYNCPDIRGVELENQGGSLSALSHWEQRVLGNELMTALVLFGSPFSRITFGLMEDSGWYVPNYEMAEPLAWGLNTGCTIPHGSCREYIDQQQASGRSISPYCDQLPSERTRGCTVDHQHLSYCTLSRNARPSPEYQYFEDEVLGSYITSGDYCPFNDESRSCSDVFRNSINNGGQLYGTSSRCFQLGTDWNRTSDFDTREYTPDAGCYLYNCTSTGVEIILEGVSIPCSCEGEEVVVDANIGSIRYQGSYICPSCASVCYDDLASCPSTEPAPCPGQVTNFTAGVPHPCRHSNPCAVNEVCFGFGEDGFTCEILGTCLAAGHNECCDSTSGNCTGSPPNCFCDPQCRIRGDCCSDIRDTCPSSCRAAGFDTCPSTCMAAGRNNCCDSLVCRGKFSGLDPCYCHPSCRRFGDCCDDMDIICPAQCGAFLRVDNGQVVVSGTDVGSTATYNCNDGYILNGNNSIRTCESIGRWSSPRPYCKEQLLELSCNLSSDGLSVECSSLLDGFVSLIYNCSLNNRSSTVCGPGPIFSLPMDGLGPGSYTYNITAFSPDGQRSTSVIAFAVPVNCDMEADAGLCFALISRYFFNTKTGKCEMFTYGGCGGNNNNYKTLQECTQQCNPNNCPPYCTVEYCSARPTRTALCTLREPEGIICDAKCRVTYCHTCYYDDEYRPLISSCKTCSGIENEFDKAKCFRRWAVCTRRADGEAYLKVRAREKTSEKFKCYEQPCA